In a single window of the Micromonospora sp. WMMD1155 genome:
- a CDS encoding glycosyl hydrolase family 18 protein: MSSPLRRALAAGLLALATAAATLTVTSTAAQAVVLPNNFKSVGYLPSWAGNINTIQYNKLTHINYAFILPNSNGSLQGVDGARLSSLVSQAHANNVKVSIAVGGWNDGNDSAFEALAANSTSRTAFVNNLVNFVNQYNLDGVDMDWEYPDPGASASNYTALMTQLSSAMRSRGKLLTAAVVSEGTTVQGVQTAVFPLVDWLNIMAYDGGSPHANYDWSINAVNGWKARGLPAGKAVLGIPFYSRPVYYNYSYLVGLDPANANRDCATINGSQQCWNGIPTVKRKTQWALANAGGVMNWELSQDTSGSTSLLSAMYDTIMGGTTPPPSGRTGRITGIGGKCVDVAAASTANGAAIQLYTCNGTNAQTWTVAGDGTLRALGKCADITSGSTANGAKVQLWDCNGSGAQVWQAQSNGTLRNPQSNKCLDATDNSSADGTRLQIWDCFAGANQRWTLPA; encoded by the coding sequence ATGTCCTCACCACTGCGCCGCGCCCTCGCCGCCGGCCTGCTCGCGTTGGCCACCGCAGCCGCCACCCTCACCGTCACCTCCACCGCCGCGCAGGCCGTGGTGCTGCCGAACAACTTCAAGAGCGTCGGCTACCTGCCCTCCTGGGCCGGCAACATCAACACCATTCAGTACAACAAGCTGACCCACATCAACTACGCCTTCATCCTGCCCAACAGTAACGGCAGCCTGCAGGGTGTCGACGGGGCGCGACTCTCCTCACTGGTCTCCCAGGCGCACGCCAACAACGTGAAGGTCTCGATCGCGGTCGGCGGCTGGAACGACGGCAACGACTCCGCCTTCGAAGCTCTCGCCGCCAACTCCACCAGCCGCACCGCCTTCGTCAACAACCTGGTCAACTTCGTCAACCAGTACAACCTCGACGGTGTCGACATGGACTGGGAATACCCCGACCCGGGCGCGTCGGCCAGCAACTACACCGCACTCATGACGCAGCTCAGCAGCGCGATGCGCAGTCGCGGCAAGCTGCTCACCGCCGCCGTGGTCAGCGAGGGCACCACCGTGCAGGGCGTACAGACGGCCGTCTTCCCCCTGGTCGACTGGCTCAACATCATGGCCTACGACGGCGGCAGCCCGCACGCCAACTACGACTGGTCCATCAACGCCGTCAACGGGTGGAAGGCCCGCGGCCTGCCGGCCGGCAAGGCCGTGCTCGGCATCCCGTTCTACAGCCGCCCGGTCTACTACAACTACTCGTACCTGGTCGGCCTGGACCCGGCGAACGCCAACCGCGACTGCGCCACCATCAACGGCTCGCAGCAGTGCTGGAACGGCATCCCGACCGTCAAGCGCAAGACGCAGTGGGCCCTGGCCAACGCGGGCGGCGTGATGAACTGGGAGCTGAGCCAGGACACCAGCGGCTCCACCTCGCTGCTCAGCGCGATGTACGACACCATCATGGGCGGCACCACGCCCCCGCCGAGCGGTCGTACCGGCCGGATCACCGGCATCGGCGGCAAGTGCGTCGACGTGGCCGCGGCAAGCACCGCCAACGGCGCCGCCATCCAGCTCTACACCTGCAACGGCACCAACGCGCAGACCTGGACCGTGGCCGGCGACGGCACGCTGCGCGCCCTCGGCAAGTGCGCCGACATCACCAGCGGCTCGACCGCCAACGGCGCGAAGGTCCAACTCTGGGACTGCAACGGCAGCGGCGCCCAGGTCTGGCAGGCACAGTCCAACGGCACGCTGCGCAACCCGCAGTCGAACAAGTGCCTGGACGCCACCGACAACAGCTCCGCCGACGGCACCCGACTGCAGATCTGGGACTGCTTCGCCGGCGCCAACCAGCGCTGGACGCTCCCGGCCTGA
- a CDS encoding winged helix-turn-helix transcriptional regulator — MRREDLADADCGIAQALGVLGDWWTFLIVRDVAGGTTRFDGLQRELGVSRRALTERLGSLVEHGVLERRPYSRHPPRYDYLLTARGEGLLPVLIALQDWGTRHLMGDGEVTATADAGSAEARRAHELVGRRLPDVVLPDSHGRPVAVAATGTWSVLYFFPGAYAPVRPDYPPGWAEIPGARGCTLESTTYAKRHPQFQAAEVGVYGVSTQRPDQLADFAAYAELPFPLLSDQDGRLAAGLLLPVFRAGGMTRFKRLTLLVDPTAVVRAVQFPVTDPAGSVDEMLTVVRAHAKVPG, encoded by the coding sequence GTGCGGCGAGAAGATCTTGCCGACGCGGACTGCGGCATCGCGCAGGCGCTCGGCGTGCTGGGGGACTGGTGGACGTTCCTCATCGTGCGCGACGTCGCCGGTGGAACGACCCGCTTCGACGGCCTGCAACGCGAGCTGGGCGTCAGCCGGCGGGCGTTGACCGAGCGCCTCGGCTCCCTGGTCGAGCACGGGGTCTTGGAGCGTCGGCCGTACTCACGACACCCACCGCGCTACGACTACCTGCTCACCGCGAGAGGCGAGGGGTTGCTGCCGGTCCTCATCGCCCTCCAGGACTGGGGGACGAGACATCTGATGGGCGACGGTGAGGTGACCGCGACGGCTGACGCCGGGTCCGCCGAGGCGCGCCGGGCGCACGAACTGGTCGGGCGGCGGTTGCCCGACGTCGTCCTGCCCGATTCGCACGGTCGGCCGGTCGCGGTGGCCGCGACGGGCACGTGGAGCGTCCTCTACTTCTTCCCCGGGGCGTACGCGCCGGTCCGGCCGGACTATCCGCCCGGCTGGGCGGAGATCCCCGGCGCGCGGGGCTGCACCCTGGAGTCGACCACGTACGCCAAGCGGCATCCGCAGTTCCAGGCGGCCGAGGTGGGGGTGTACGGCGTCAGCACCCAGCGGCCCGACCAACTCGCCGACTTCGCCGCGTACGCCGAACTGCCGTTCCCGCTGCTGTCCGACCAGGACGGCCGGTTGGCCGCCGGGTTGCTGCTGCCGGTCTTCCGGGCGGGCGGGATGACCCGGTTCAAGCGGTTGACGCTGCTGGTCGACCCGACGGCGGTGGTGCGGGCCGTGCAGTTCCCGGTCACCGACCCGGCGGGCTCGGTGGACGAGATGCTCACCGTGGTCCGGGCACACGCAAAGGTCCCCGGCTGA